The genomic window TTGCTTCATTCACGAGCGCATCGTGCGGGCCGGCGTCGCCGACCGGTACGAATGCGCGGCCTTCGATCGGTTTTACGGATGGCACTTCGGGGCCGGGATGCCGCTTGCCGCGGAGCCCGCCACCGAGCCGTGTCGCAAAGCACAAGGCGAGCCGTGCGTCCGCCGGCTCGCCATTCTCAAGGAGGACTGAGATGCATTACGAGACGAGTGACGACGTGCGCATGCTCACCGAGACGCTGCGGCGCTTCCTGCGCGAGGAGTTGATCCCCCTGCAGCGGCGCGAGAAGCTCGAACCCGACGTGGCCCCGCCGGACGAGCTGCGCCAACACGTACGGACGCGGTCCAAGGAACTCGGCCTTTACGCTGCCGATTTGCCCGCGGAGGTGGGTGGCGGCGGCCTGCCCTTCTCCACCCGGTGCAGGCTGGAAATGGAAGCCCATTCGCACGACACCGTGTTCTTCGACGATGTCCTCGGTGGTCCCGGCGGGCCGACCTCGGTGCTGCTCGCGTGCACCCCGGCGCAGCGCGAGAGGTACCTGTTGCCTCTGGTCCGCGGCGAGACCTCGACCTGCTTCGCGCTCACCGAGCCGGGGGCCGGCTCGGATGCCGGCGCCCTGCAGATGCGCGCCCAGAAGACCGCCCGCGGCTATCGCCTGAACGGCACCAAGAGCATTATCACCAATGCCGTCCAGGCCGACTTTGCCATGGTCTTTGCCGTTACCGACCCCAACCTCGGAGCGCGCGGCGGCATCACCTGCTTTCTCGTCGACCGCGACACGCCCGGGTACGGACCGGTTCGACCGCACACGTGCATGGGCTTTCACGGGTTTCAAGGCGAGCTGGTTCTGCAGGACTGCGAGGTCCGGACCGAAAACATCCTCGGTCAGGAAGGTCTCGGCCTGCTGCTGGCGCTCGACTGGATCAACACCAACCGCATCAAACTCGGAGCGGCGGCGGTCGGCATTACTCGCCGGCTGCTCGGCGCGAGCACGACTTACGCGCGCGAACGCCGCCAGTTCGGCGCGCCGATCGGCGACAACCAACTCATCCAGGCCAAACTTGCCGACATGGCAACCGAACTCTACGCCGCCGAGTCGATGGTCTTCCGTGCGGCGTGGATGCGCGACCAGGGCATCGAGGTACGCACGGAGGCGGCGATGACCAAGTTGTTCTGCAGCGAGCTGGTCAATCGCGCCGCCTACGAAGCGATTCAGATCCACGGTGGCGCCGGCTGTCTGCGCGAGGGCGGCATCGAACGGGTGTACCGCCAGAGCCGTGTGCTGACCATCGTCGAAGGAACCTCCGAGATCCAGCGTGTCAGCATCGCCCGCAGCCTGCTCAAGGGCCGGTGGGGTGCGGCCGCCGCGTGATCCCGTATAGGCCCGGTGCCGGTCAATGAAGCGAGGCGCTCCTTTCATCCCGCCTCCGGCCGCGCCCACGTCACGGCGAACTCGCACGACGCGCGGCCGCCCGCGCGTCGAGCTGGGCGCGGATCTCGGCGTGAACCTCGGCGTTTATCGGAAAACCCCGGAACAGGATCACCGCGGCGAGGTGACAGCCTGCCGGCAGCAGGCAGTAGAGGAACTTGATTCCGAAGATAACCGCCTCGCTCTGATCTTGATTCGGCACGTAACCCATCAAGTCGAGGGCCTGCATGCCGATGAATATGGCGATCCCGATGGCGGCCTTGTCCATAAACGACCAGATGCCCATGAACGCCCCTTCGCGGCGGCGGCCCGTCTCGAGTTCGTCGGAGTCGATGACATCCGCCGACAGCGACGGCCCCAATGTCGCCGTACACCCGTTCGCCGCCCCTATGACCGCGGCGAGAAAGATCCAGAGAAGCCACGTCCCTTCGTGGTAATAGAAGGAAGTGGCGTAAACGGCGGTCGCCAGTAGCATTCCCGCCGTCCACGTTCGGTTCTTGCCGAATCGATTCGACAGCCGCACCCACACGGGAATCGCGACCACCGACCCGGCGAGATACGCCAGCATGACCACGGGTACAATCTCGCGCGCCTTGATCACGTACTTGGCGACGTACAACGTCAGCGGCGCGATGAAACTGCCGCCCACGAGGGCGATCAGATAGGTGAGCATGAGGATCACGAAGGCGCGATTGCGAAAGGTGACGCGCAGGCCCTCCACGAACGGGTAGTGTCCGGCGTGCGCGTCTTCGAGGCGCTCGCGGACCCGCACGAAGGCCACGATAATGAGCCCGCAGGCAAGCCCACCGAACACGATCGCCATGGTCGGATAGCCGGCCCGTGGCCCGCCCGCCGCCTTCGCAAAGGCTTCCGG from Candidatus Binatia bacterium includes these protein-coding regions:
- a CDS encoding acyl-CoA dehydrogenase family protein, coding for MHYETSDDVRMLTETLRRFLREELIPLQRREKLEPDVAPPDELRQHVRTRSKELGLYAADLPAEVGGGGLPFSTRCRLEMEAHSHDTVFFDDVLGGPGGPTSVLLACTPAQRERYLLPLVRGETSTCFALTEPGAGSDAGALQMRAQKTARGYRLNGTKSIITNAVQADFAMVFAVTDPNLGARGGITCFLVDRDTPGYGPVRPHTCMGFHGFQGELVLQDCEVRTENILGQEGLGLLLALDWINTNRIKLGAAAVGITRRLLGASTTYARERRQFGAPIGDNQLIQAKLADMATELYAAESMVFRAAWMRDQGIEVRTEAAMTKLFCSELVNRAAYEAIQIHGGAGCLREGGIERVYRQSRVLTIVEGTSEIQRVSIARSLLKGRWGAAAA
- a CDS encoding MFS transporter, whose product is MDSERLSTGQIVSYSLPALGTSLVLLSIAIYLPNYYTDELGLSAGMLSWVLMAGRLWDAVTDPVMGHISDRTRSRWGRRRPYFLLSALPIWIVFYFTWAPIPGLTPLGIFVQLLLCYLVLFTFWTVFWVPYISLGMELTPNYHERTRLFGMRQGFYLLGVALGMLAPEAFAKAAGGPRAGYPTMAIVFGGLACGLIIVAFVRVRERLEDAHAGHYPFVEGLRVTFRNRAFVILMLTYLIALVGGSFIAPLTLYVAKYVIKAREIVPVVMLAYLAGSVVAIPVWVRLSNRFGKNRTWTAGMLLATAVYATSFYYHEGTWLLWIFLAAVIGAANGCTATLGPSLSADVIDSDELETGRRREGAFMGIWSFMDKAAIGIAIFIGMQALDLMGYVPNQDQSEAVIFGIKFLYCLLPAGCHLAAVILFRGFPINAEVHAEIRAQLDARAAARRASSP